A region of the bacterium genome:
CGAGGATCAGGTACGCCTTCTCATAGCGATGCCAGTGCCTGTTGGCACCCGTCCATCCGAGACTGAGAAAGGTCCAGATATACTTGATGAATACGTTCTTCGCACGGTTTCGCAGGGTCGCGAGATCCGGCACCAGTCCTACATACCAAAACATGGCCGATACCGCAAAATAGGTCGACACCGCAAAGACGTCCCACAGCAGCGGGGAGCGGAAATTCACCCACATCTCCATCTGGTTCGGCAGAGGGAGCAGCCAGTAGATGGCAACCCAGGGACGACCGGTATGGATAACGGGGAAAATCAGGGCGCAGATGACGGCAAAAATCGTCATGGCTTCGGCGGCGCGGTTAATCGCGGTGCGCCATCGCTGCCTGAACAGGAAAAGAATCGCGGAGATCAGTGTGCCCGCATGTCCGATACCGATCCAGAACACGAAGTTCGTAATGGCCCAGGCCCATGCAACCGGCTGGTTGTTTCCCCAGACGCCGATACCGGTATAGACGGTATAGAGTATGGTGATAATGCCCCATCCGGCCAGCATGCTCGTCAGCGTCAGTGTCGCATACCAGAGTTTTGTCGGTTTGCCCTCGACCACATTGGAAATCGTCTCCGTGACGTCATGCGGTTTCGGCTTGCCTTCAAACAGCGGTTCGCGGATTTCATCGGGATTCACGGCGAGTGTACCGCCACTCTCCATATCCCAGCTGTCCTGACGATGCTTGTCAGTCACAGTCTTCATGCAGCTCCTCCGTTCGTATTGCGGATTTTGGCCTTGTACGTGATGGAAGGAATGATGTTCAGGGATTGCAGCACATGGTAGCCACGTTCGGTCTCGCGGCTGCGGGAAACGGCACTCTCCGGGTCATTGATATTCCCGAAGACAATGGCGTCGGCGGGACAGGACTGCTGGCAGGCAGTGACAACTTCACCGTCTCGCAGCAGGTCGCGCCCCTCATTTTTCGCAGCATACTTTGCTGTGTTGATGCGCTGCACGCAGAACGTGCATTTCTCCATGACACCGCGCATACGCACCGTCACGTCGGGATTGAAGACGAGACTGAGCGGATCGCGATCATCGTCGTGATAGTTCAGGAAGTTGAATCGGCGGACCTTGTAAGGACAGTTGTTGGAACAGTACCTGGTGCCGACACAGCGATTGTACGTCATCTGGTTCAGTCCTTCATCATTGTGTGTCGTCGCGGCGACGGGACACACGTTCTCACATGGCGCCTTCTCGCAATGCTGGCAGAGCATGGGCTGCAGCGTCGTGTCCGGATTGTCCTCGTCCCCGCTGTAGTAGCGGTCGATGCGAAGCCAGAACATTTCGCGGCCGTTCATCACTTCTTCCTTCCCCACCATCGGAATATTGTTCTCGGCCACACAGGCGGTAACGCAGGCATTGCAGCCCACGCAGGCTGTCGTGTCAATGGTCATACCCCAGCGATGCTTGCCATTGTATTCGTGTGCCGGCATGATACTGATGGGACGATCCGTGGCGTTTTCCGCACCGTACACAGGGACATCATTCGCATACAGCGCCGCGGGATTGGCCACGAATTCAGCAAGTGACCCCTGCTTGACAATATCCTTCCGGTCGATGCCGAAAAACTCGTCACCGCTCAGGGAATGATGATCCTGCGTTGTTGCGATGGGATACTGGTCTCCGGTCGCCTTCACCTGCACCGGCATATAGCCCAGGACCTGGGTCGCTGAGGATGCCAGCGGAAAGACATTGACACCTTTGTCCGCCAGCACGCGACCACCTTCACTCCGTCCGAATCCGGTCGATGCAATGATGAGATCATCCGCCATGCCAGGCTGTCGGAACACCGGAAGGCGCACACTGCCCGAAGCGGTGCGCAGTTCCACGACGTCTTCATTCGTGACGCCGAGCTTTTCCGCGGTCGCGCGACTCATGACAGCGCAGTTGTCCCACGTCACTTTCGTCACGGGATCCGGGAGTTCCATGAGCCATCCGAGGTTCGCATACCGTCCATCGTCGAGGCTGTGGCTCGGGAGCACGCCAAGCATCATCGCTTTCGCCGGTGCGCTGGCGGTAGACTTGAGCATCTTCACCGTTTCATCCTGTCGAAGCGACGCTGTTGCCGGGGCCGGCTTCAAATTGACGGTGCCTTTCCGCAGCGCATTGTTCCAGAACGCGGTGAATGACGCGGCACCGCTGCCCGGGAACAGTTCCTCCTGCCAGCGACTGCGCACATAGTCATAAAATGTTTTGGTCTCGCTGAAATTCTGTTCGTCATACGCGCGGGCAATGCCCATCAGTGCATCCGCAAGAGATGGCTGCGCCTCGTTGAGCGGCGCGATCAGCGGCTGAGCGACAGCCTGCGAACCGTCGAGCATGGCGACGTCGCCCCAGGCTTCGAGATAGTGATTGACGGGGATGAAAATCGAGCAGTACTTCGACGTCTCATCCGCATACAGGGATAGCGAGAAACGATGCATCACCCGCGAGGTGAGCTTGCGAAACAGGTCGCCCGGCATGCTGTAGGCCGGATTGACATCCCCGAAGATCAGCGCACCGACCTTGCCGCCTTCAAGTTCGCGACGCAGCTGGTCGATGCCGGCGGACTTGTCATTGCTGTATGGCAGCGCATGGCGCGGGTCGATGATCCGATCCTCACCGATGGCACCGATGACCTGATTGCACATGACGCCCAGCGCATGTGTCTCTGCAGGAAGATGACGTCCGATCATGACCACCCCGGCACCGCCGAGAAGATCATCGGCAATCGCACCGATTTCCTTGAACTGCGGGTTGCCGGCATCCGACAATGCAGACACTGCGGCCGCGTCAAGCCCGCCCTTTCCTCGCACCACCACCATTTCATGGAGCAGGGCGCGGAGAAACTCATTGATCTCCGCGGGATGAATGCGGATATGCTGATCGGCGTTCGAACCGGAAACTGTCATAGCCGATTCGACAGCATAGTAGCGGCTCATCTCCGGGAGAATGCGCTCCGGCTTGCGGGACTGCGAGAACTTCCGAATATGGTAGAGCGACTCACTGTCAGTCCCGAGAAAATCGGAGTCCACTCCAAGCACAACCTTGGCTTTCGACAGATCGGGGACCAGCACCGCGTCGATTCCCAGTAACCGGTGGTTCGCCTCAGCAGCACCGTACGATGTCAACGCAGGCCATGTCACAACCCGGGTATCCGGCAGCATGCGTGCAAGATCGCTGTACAGCGCGTGCAGCGATGGTGAGGCATGTTCATCGACCATGATGCGTATACTTCGCCCCTGTTCCGCAACTTCGTGCAATGCATCCGCAATGCGCCGGTAAGCGTTCAGCGGCGTGGAGTCGCTGTCATGGACGGTGGGACGCAGAACGCGATCCGGGTCATAAAGCGACAGCAGTGACGCCTGCGCAAGATGGGTGCTTTTCCCACCGCTGATGCTGCAGAGGTCGTTGCCCTCGATCTTGATCGGACGACCCTCTCTCGCGGTAACCAGCAGACCGGCCGCGAAGTTCTGGCGTGTGAACGCTGTGGTGAAGGTGTTTGCGATGCCCGGTGTAATGTATTCCGGCTTTTTGACGTACGGTACGATCTCCTGTTCCGGCTTGCGGCATCCCGTGGCGACAAGCGCCGTGGAAGCCGCGAGCAGTCCCATGAAGGTACGCCGCGTCATCGCGCTGATGTTACCGCTCGGGACATCGTAGTCGGCAGGAAATTCGTTGGACAGCTGCTCCATGACAGCCGGGTCTTTCGCCAGCTCTCCAAAGCTCTTCCAGTACGTCTTTCCGTTATTCTGCTTTTCAGCCATGCTGTCTATCGTTGGTGTGAATCTTCTGCGTATTGAATCGTTCGGTAGTCGAGATCAGTGATGACATGCGGAACAGTCCGTCGGTCCCTTCGGCAGCGCACGCTGCAGGATGGCAGGATCGACATCGAGTCCGCTGAGCTCACGTGTGGGAATGACATAGGCATCGGGATCACGGTGACAGTCGAGACACCATCCCATGGTCAGCGATTTCTTCTGCACAATGACGCCCATTTTTTCCACTTCTCCGTGGCAGGACGCACAATCAATGCCGCTGTTCACATGCCTGCTGTGATTGAAAAATGCGTACTCCGGCAGCCGATGCACGCGGATCCAGGGAATCGCAACGTTGTTTTCATAACTCGTACGCACCAGTTCCAATTTCGGACTGTCGCGTTTCACCGATGTATGGCAGTTCATGCAGGTCTGCGTCGGCGGCACGGTACTGTGCGGAGAGGTCTCCACACTGGTGTGGCAGTACACGCAGGATATCCCCAGTTCACCGACATGCAGACGATGATCGAAGGGCACCGGCTGCTGCGGCCTGTACCCGACATCCATCACGCTGGGATGGCGAAGGAAGTAAAACGCCACTGCGCTCACCCCGATGAGGATGACGAGACTGACGATGATGCGTTTGAGTTGTGTATCAATTTTAGCAGTAAACATAGTCACTGTTATCCGTTAAAGTGCGTTGTGCCTTCCGCTTCGCGAAGCTTGCGCTGTGCCAGCCAGAGCCGGAGCACAAAGCCGCCGAAAACCAGGAACGGCATAATCATCATAAAGACAATACTGGTATTGAATCCCGAAGCGACAGGCGACTGGCCGTCGCTCATGTATGCCTCCTTACAGTTCGGACAGGCGTGCAGTACATCGGGAAGAATGAAAAACACGCCGAGAAGAAGGACGATATAGAAAGCTTTTCGTTTCATGACACTCAGGCGTAGAAATGATACAACATCAGGTAGACGAGCACCCCGGTCACCGAGGTGTACATCCATATCGGCAGCGTCCAGCGCGCGATGCGCCTGTGGCGCTGCACATTCATTTTGAGTCCGCGGAACAACGTAATGATGGCCAGCGGCGGTACCGCAACAGCGAGCACGGAATGCGAAATCAGGATGAAGAAATACAGCGTTCGGGCAAAACCTTCGCCCTGGAAACGCGTCACCAGTTCCACACTGAAGTGGTAGGTCAGGTAACTGACCAGAAACACGGCGGAGGTAATAAATGCGGACAGCATCATCGCCCTGTGCTGCGGAATTTTTTTCTGCCGGATAAACATGAATCCGATCATGAGGAAGACCGCCGAAAGACCGTTGAGCGTCGCGTTGACCGACGGGAGATCCGTGATGCTCATGCACCCCTCCCGAGCAGGTAATTCAATGCGGCACGCAAATCATCAACCTTGGTCTCATCCGTTCCATCATAATACCCGCGTATCATGCCCTTGCCATCGACGAGGGCGAAACGCGTGCTGTGCATGGCAGGGACGGAGGCATCCCCCATCATGAAACCGTTGGAGGCAAGATCGGCGACAACATCCTTGTCATTCCGCAGCATGTACCAGCGTCCCGGAGTCGCGTGATAGCGTTCGGCATACTTGGTCAAGCGCTCGAGATCGTCGCGCTCGGGATCGACGCTGAAACCGACAATGCGGAAATCATCGGCGTCGGCGTACTCCGCCTGCAGCACATTGGCCGTGGAATTCATGATCGGACACGGTCCACCGCAGGAGGTGAAAAAGAAATAGGCGATGAAAACCTTGCCCTCAAGATCCTCATCGGTCAATTCGCCTCCATTGAAATTCGTGAATTTGAACGCAGGCACGTGCTTGATCTCAGGGAGCTCATGCACTTCATGCTGCGGCGCGCCCGACTGGCAGGCTGCAAGAAACAGCAGCGTCAGGGAAAGCAGCGCGTATGTACGTATGTGGCCTTTCATCGTTGTTGCACCATGCGAAATGAAATCATTGTCAGCAGGAACAGCAGTGCGGCCGTCACAGCGATAGACAATCCCACCGCCGGTGCCGACGACACGGAAATGTCGCTGCCGAGGAAAAAACTCTCTTGGAAAAGTGTCGTGACGTAATACAGCGGGTTGAGCTGCATGACGATGCGCATCCACCCGCTTGCACTCGCAAGGGGAAAGAACGCACCGGAAAGCATCCACAGCGGAAGCAGCAGCAGGTTCATCACTGCGTGAAAACCCTGCGTCGACTGCATGCGCCATGCGATGATGAAGCCCAGCGCTGTCAACATCATACCTGCCACGACAAGAATGATCAGGCTGAGCACAATCGCATTCAGGCTCAGCGAAATGCCGGAAAACGGCAGAAGAATCATGAAGATTACGGACTGCAGCACGGCGATCGTGGTGCCCGCGAGCATCTTGCTCAGCACGATGGCACCGCGCGGTGCGGGTGATGTCATCACCCCCTGCAGGAAACCGGAGTCCCTGTCATCTATCACGGATATCGTGGAGAAGATTGCAGCGAACAATGCGATCAGAAGAATGACGCCCGGGAACAGCCAGCTTCCATATTCCACACCGCCTGCATGCATGCTGTTCCGAAATCCCGCCGCCAGGAAAATCCAGATCACGAACGGTTGTCCGACCGCGCCGATCACCCGGCTGCGCTGCCGCACGAAATGCTGCAGATCACGAATCCAGAGTGCATACGTCGGAAGCAGAAGCGTCGTCAAGCCGTCACCCTCCCTTCCGCTGCCGTATGAATCGCATGCCCGGTCTGTTCAATGAAATAGTCTTCCAGCGTTGGCCTGCGCATATGCACATCACTGATACGCGCGTCCGCTTCATCGAGCAACTGCATCGCGTCATCGAGGCGCATGTTTCTGACCAGCAGCGCATTGTCATGCAGACGCAGCGTCTGCGCCGAGGGTGGGATATACCGCCCTGCCGCCTCAATATCGGTCGAGGTGATTTCCACGACGGAAGCCCCGAATCCAGCCAGCAGCCGGGCGGGTGTATCGTCCGCGATGAGACGTCCCTCTTCGAGCAGGGCGACACGGTCACACTGTCCGGCGAGCTGCAGATCATGCGTGATCAGCAGTGTCGTCAGTGCCCGCTGGGCGGTAATGCCCTGAAGCACGCGGAAGAAGTTTTCACGCACGGCGACGTCGAGACCGGTAAATGGCTCATCGAGCACCAGCAGCGACGGCTCGGGAAGCAGTGCCTTGGCGAGTTCCACGCGACGGCGATACCCGCCCGAGAGCTCCGCGACGCGCACATCGAGTTTGTCGTCGAGTTCGAGCACCGTCAGAAGGTCCGCCGGCAGGTCGCCACGTTCAAAGCGCATGCCATAGAGCATCCCGTGACAGCGCATGTTCTCGAATACCGATAACTGTTCATCGAGCGCGGGCGACTGGAAGACCACGCCGATTCGGGAAACGGCAACCGCTTCCCCGTTCATTTCCACATTCCCTTCCTGCAGGCGCAGCGTTCCCGTGATGAGACGAAACAGTGTGCTCTTCCCGCTGCCGTTCGGTCCGACCAGCGCCGTGATATCACCGGGACGTGCATCGAGCGATACGCCACGCAGCGCCTGCACGCTGCGCTTTCCGCGCGTGCCACGGGTACGGGTGTGATAGGTGTACGCTATGTCGGTGACTTTCAACACGTCGATCAGAGTCCGAGAATGGTTAACGCAAGAACGAAGGTCAGGAAGAAGAAGGCTGGGACATACACGAAAAAGCGCAGTCGGCTGTTATCGAACTTCAGGTGCATGAACACCCAGATGACAAGCCCCGCTTTCGCAATGGCTATCAGCACCCCGACAACGATGTTCATCACATCGCCGAAGTGTATTGTGGTAACCGCGACGGTAAGCGCAGTCAGTACAAGCAGTGCCAGAAACACCTTGAAATAGGACTTCTGTATTGTCTCGAAGCTTTCGCCAGCTGCCATGGTTGTCTCCTTCTCGCTGCTAGAAAATCAGGTAAAGGGTCGGGAAGAGGAAAATCCACACGAGGTCAACGAAGTGCCAGTACAGCCCGAGTGTCTCGACGCGATGATGCATTTCCTGCGGGTATCCCTTGATGAGGGATTTCCCGAGCATCCATGTCATCGGAATCAATCCCCCGATCACGTGCAGCGCATGGAAACCGGTCATCGTGAAATAACTGGCATAGAACGTATTCGTCCAGGGATAGATATCGTGACTGAACTTGGTTGCATACTCGTAGGACTTGATGCCCAGGAATCCGAAGGCGCACACGATGGTCAGCGTCAGGAAGAGGCGGAATTTCGCTTCATTCCCTTTCTCGAGTGCGAGATGGGCAAGCGCCATGGTCAGACTCGAGGTGATAAGCACCGCGGTATTGATCGTTGCAACAACCTTGTCGAGGTGATGCGCACTTTGGGTGAACACCTCGATGTTCATATTGCGCAGTACGATAAAGGCACCGAAGAAACCGGTAAAGAACATGATTTCGGATGCGAGGAATACCCACATGCCGAGCTTTCCGTGGTAGATGCCCGTATCGAAACGAGAGTGACTTGCAGCAAGGGTGGACATGTGATCAGGCCTTGTCTATGAACATCAGGGTGAACAATGCGAGCAGATAGAAATACGATGACAGCAGCACGGTACGTGCGTTACTGTTACTGCGCTCGTAGAAAAAGCGAATGCCGGTCGTGAAAAATCCCGCTCCCAGCAGCAGGGCGCCGATGAAATACAGCACACCGGTATCACCGAACACTGTCGGCAGCAGACTGAAGAGCAGGAGCATCAGTGTATATGTGAGGATGTGCCGGGCAACGACCACACCGCTTCCGTCGAGCACGGTAAGCATGGGGAAGCCGCCCCGTTCGTAATCCTTGCGGTACATCCATGCTAGCGACAGAAAATGTGGCATCTGCCAGAGAAACAGGATCATGAAGAGCGCGAGTCCTTCGCCACCGATACTGCCCGACACCATGGCATAACCGCCAAGCGGCGGAAGTGCGCCCGGGATGCCGCCAACCAGGGTGGAGAGTTGCGTGCGCCGCTTCATGGGGGTGTACACGGCGAGATACAGGAACACAGTCAGTGCTGCCAGAAGCGCCGTCAAGGTCTGGGCGGCAAACAGCATGGCCAGTCCGGCGGTGATGAGTGCCACGCCGAACAGCAGGGCGTTCAGCCAGCTGACGCGTCCCGAAGGAATGGGACGAAACATCGTGCGTTTCATTCCGCGATCAGCGTCATGCTCCATCACGTGATTGAGTACGCAGCTGCCGGCGGAAACCAGGGCGGTACCCAGCACGGTCACCACAAAGAGCAGTGCATATTCAAGCGTGAGGAAATTCCGCGGCAGCGCCAGGTAGAATCCGGCCGCCGTACTGACGACAACCATGAGGGTGATACCGGGTTTGGTCAGCTCGTAATACGCAGCGAACTGCTCGCGCAGTGACAGTGCATCGACCTGCATGG
Encoded here:
- the nrfD gene encoding polysulfide reductase NrfD: MESGGTLAVNPDEIREPLFEGKPKPHDVTETISNVVEGKPTKLWYATLTLTSMLAGWGIITILYTVYTGIGVWGNNQPVAWAWAITNFVFWIGIGHAGTLISAILFLFRQRWRTAINRAAEAMTIFAVICALIFPVIHTGRPWVAIYWLLPLPNQMEMWVNFRSPLLWDVFAVSTYFAVSAMFWYVGLVPDLATLRNRAKNVFIKYIWTFLSLGWTGANRHWHRYEKAYLILAGISTPLVLSVHTIVSFDFAVSILPGWHSTIFPPYFVAGAIFSGFAMVLTLMILARKLLNLEQFITIKHIENMNKVLMATGLMVGYAYGIEFFIAWYSGSPYERFVFINRAFGAYGWAYWTMVTCNVLIPQLFWFKNIRRNLAITWVISIFVNIGMWFERFVIIASSLHRDFLPSSWGYFSPTWVDISIFAGTIGLFLTLFLLFAKNIPVLAMSEVKGILPGSQPSHSHH
- a CDS encoding TAT-variant-translocated molybdopterin oxidoreductase; translated protein: MAEKQNNGKTYWKSFGELAKDPAVMEQLSNEFPADYDVPSGNISAMTRRTFMGLLAASTALVATGCRKPEQEIVPYVKKPEYITPGIANTFTTAFTRQNFAAGLLVTAREGRPIKIEGNDLCSISGGKSTHLAQASLLSLYDPDRVLRPTVHDSDSTPLNAYRRIADALHEVAEQGRSIRIMVDEHASPSLHALYSDLARMLPDTRVVTWPALTSYGAAEANHRLLGIDAVLVPDLSKAKVVLGVDSDFLGTDSESLYHIRKFSQSRKPERILPEMSRYYAVESAMTVSGSNADQHIRIHPAEINEFLRALLHEMVVVRGKGGLDAAAVSALSDAGNPQFKEIGAIADDLLGGAGVVMIGRHLPAETHALGVMCNQVIGAIGEDRIIDPRHALPYSNDKSAGIDQLRRELEGGKVGALIFGDVNPAYSMPGDLFRKLTSRVMHRFSLSLYADETSKYCSIFIPVNHYLEAWGDVAMLDGSQAVAQPLIAPLNEAQPSLADALMGIARAYDEQNFSETKTFYDYVRSRWQEELFPGSGAASFTAFWNNALRKGTVNLKPAPATASLRQDETVKMLKSTASAPAKAMMLGVLPSHSLDDGRYANLGWLMELPDPVTKVTWDNCAVMSRATAEKLGVTNEDVVELRTASGSVRLPVFRQPGMADDLIIASTGFGRSEGGRVLADKGVNVFPLASSATQVLGYMPVQVKATGDQYPIATTQDHHSLSGDEFFGIDRKDIVKQGSLAEFVANPAALYANDVPVYGAENATDRPISIMPAHEYNGKHRWGMTIDTTACVGCNACVTACVAENNIPMVGKEEVMNGREMFWLRIDRYYSGDEDNPDTTLQPMLCQHCEKAPCENVCPVAATTHNDEGLNQMTYNRCVGTRYCSNNCPYKVRRFNFLNYHDDDRDPLSLVFNPDVTVRMRGVMEKCTFCVQRINTAKYAAKNEGRDLLRDGEVVTACQQSCPADAIVFGNINDPESAVSRSRETERGYHVLQSLNIIPSITYKAKIRNTNGGAA
- a CDS encoding cytochrome c family protein is translated as MFTAKIDTQLKRIIVSLVILIGVSAVAFYFLRHPSVMDVGYRPQQPVPFDHRLHVGELGISCVYCHTSVETSPHSTVPPTQTCMNCHTSVKRDSPKLELVRTSYENNVAIPWIRVHRLPEYAFFNHSRHVNSGIDCASCHGEVEKMGVIVQKKSLTMGWCLDCHRDPDAYVIPTRELSGLDVDPAILQRALPKGPTDCSACHH
- a CDS encoding DUF420 domain-containing protein; amino-acid sequence: MSITDLPSVNATLNGLSAVFLMIGFMFIRQKKIPQHRAMMLSAFITSAVFLVSYLTYHFSVELVTRFQGEGFARTLYFFILISHSVLAVAVPPLAIITLFRGLKMNVQRHRRIARWTLPIWMYTSVTGVLVYLMLYHFYA
- a CDS encoding SCO family protein, giving the protein MKGHIRTYALLSLTLLFLAACQSGAPQHEVHELPEIKHVPAFKFTNFNGGELTDEDLEGKVFIAYFFFTSCGGPCPIMNSTANVLQAEYADADDFRIVGFSVDPERDDLERLTKYAERYHATPGRWYMLRNDKDVVADLASNGFMMGDASVPAMHSTRFALVDGKGMIRGYYDGTDETKVDDLRAALNYLLGRGA
- a CDS encoding ABC transporter permease; its protein translation is MTTLLLPTYALWIRDLQHFVRQRSRVIGAVGQPFVIWIFLAAGFRNSMHAGGVEYGSWLFPGVILLIALFAAIFSTISVIDDRDSGFLQGVMTSPAPRGAIVLSKMLAGTTIAVLQSVIFMILLPFSGISLSLNAIVLSLIILVVAGMMLTALGFIIAWRMQSTQGFHAVMNLLLLPLWMLSGAFFPLASASGWMRIVMQLNPLYYVTTLFQESFFLGSDISVSSAPAVGLSIAVTAALLFLLTMISFRMVQQR
- a CDS encoding ABC transporter ATP-binding protein is translated as MLKVTDIAYTYHTRTRGTRGKRSVQALRGVSLDARPGDITALVGPNGSGKSTLFRLITGTLRLQEGNVEMNGEAVAVSRIGVVFQSPALDEQLSVFENMRCHGMLYGMRFERGDLPADLLTVLELDDKLDVRVAELSGGYRRRVELAKALLPEPSLLVLDEPFTGLDVAVRENFFRVLQGITAQRALTTLLITHDLQLAGQCDRVALLEEGRLIADDTPARLLAGFGASVVEITSTDIEAAGRYIPPSAQTLRLHDNALLVRNMRLDDAMQLLDEADARISDVHMRRPTLEDYFIEQTGHAIHTAAEGRVTA
- a CDS encoding cytochrome C oxidase subunit IV family protein, whose product is MAAGESFETIQKSYFKVFLALLVLTALTVAVTTIHFGDVMNIVVGVLIAIAKAGLVIWVFMHLKFDNSRLRFFVYVPAFFFLTFVLALTILGL
- a CDS encoding cytochrome c oxidase subunit 3 gives rise to the protein MSTLAASHSRFDTGIYHGKLGMWVFLASEIMFFTGFFGAFIVLRNMNIEVFTQSAHHLDKVVATINTAVLITSSLTMALAHLALEKGNEAKFRLFLTLTIVCAFGFLGIKSYEYATKFSHDIYPWTNTFYASYFTMTGFHALHVIGGLIPMTWMLGKSLIKGYPQEMHHRVETLGLYWHFVDLVWIFLFPTLYLIF
- the cyoE gene encoding heme o synthase → MRDHKSTVLPMHGNGAHVNTMQVDALSLREQFAAYYELTKPGITLMVVVSTAAGFYLALPRNFLTLEYALLFVVTVLGTALVSAGSCVLNHVMEHDADRGMKRTMFRPIPSGRVSWLNALLFGVALITAGLAMLFAAQTLTALLAALTVFLYLAVYTPMKRRTQLSTLVGGIPGALPPLGGYAMVSGSIGGEGLALFMILFLWQMPHFLSLAWMYRKDYERGGFPMLTVLDGSGVVVARHILTYTLMLLLFSLLPTVFGDTGVLYFIGALLLGAGFFTTGIRFFYERSNSNARTVLLSSYFYLLALFTLMFIDKA